In Kutzneria kofuensis, the DNA window TGGACGCCAGATGGAGCGTCGAGGCCGTGCACGACGGCGAGCCGGTGACCTACACCTGCTCGTTCCTCTACCTGTGCAGCGGCTACTACAGCTACGACAGCGGGCACGTGGTCGACTTCCCCGGCCAGGACAGCTTCACCGGCCAGATCGTGCACCCGCAGTTCTGGCCCGAGGATCTCGACTACACGGACAAGAACGTCGTGGTGATCGGCAGCGGCGCGACCGCCGTGACGCTCGTGCCGGCGATGACCGACAAGGCCGCGCACGTCACCATGCTCCAGCGCTCCCCCAGCTACGTCGTGGCCCGGCCGCAGCAGGACGCGCTGGCCAACAAGATCCGCCAGAGGCTGCCCGGCCGGCTCGGGCACCGCGCCGTCCGCGCCAAGAACCTGGCGTTCAGCACCGTCTTCTTCCAGTTCATGCGCCGCTTCCCCGACCGGGCCGCCGCGCTGCTGCGCAAGGGGGCCGCCGCAGCGCTCGGCGACTCCGTGCCCGTCGACCCGCATTTCGTGCCGCGCTACAAGCCGTGGGACCAGCGGCTGTGCCTGGTGCCCGACGGCGACCTGTTCAACGCCTTGCGCAGCAAGCGGGCCAGCGTCGTCACCGACCACATCGAGACGTTCACCCCCGACGGCATCCGCCTCACCTCCGGCCGCGAGCTGCGGGCCGACGTCATCGTCACCGCCACCGGCCTGAAGATGGTCGCCGTCGGCGGGCTGCGGCTCACCGTCGACGGCAAGCCCGTCGACCCGAGCAATGCCACCGTCTACAAGGGAATGATGCTCAGCGGCGTGCCCAACTTCGCCTGGTGCGTCGGCTACGCCAACAACTCCTGGACGCTGCGCGCCGACCTGACCTCGCGCTACGTCTGCCGGCTGCTCAACCACATGGACCGCCGGCACTACACGATCTGCACCCCGACCCTGTCCCCGCGCGACTCCGGCGGCGGCCGCCCGATCCTCGACCTGACCTCCGGCTACATCAAGCGCGCCGAGGCCATCCTGCCCAAGCAGGGCGCACGCCGCCCGTGGCGGTCACGTCAGACCTACATCCTC includes these proteins:
- a CDS encoding flavin-containing monooxygenase, yielding MTATHVDVLIVGAGLSGVNAAYRLRTRTPRRTYAILEARDAIGGTWDQFRYPGIRSDSDMFTLGYPFRPWPDPQAIADGPSILRYVRETASMFGIDRQIRFGHKVVSASWSTVDARWSVEAVHDGEPVTYTCSFLYLCSGYYSYDSGHVVDFPGQDSFTGQIVHPQFWPEDLDYTDKNVVVIGSGATAVTLVPAMTDKAAHVTMLQRSPSYVVARPQQDALANKIRQRLPGRLGHRAVRAKNLAFSTVFFQFMRRFPDRAAALLRKGAAAALGDSVPVDPHFVPRYKPWDQRLCLVPDGDLFNALRSKRASVVTDHIETFTPDGIRLTSGRELRADVIVTATGLKMVAVGGLRLTVDGKPVDPSNATVYKGMMLSGVPNFAWCVGYANNSWTLRADLTSRYVCRLLNHMDRRHYTICTPTLSPRDSGGGRPILDLTSGYIKRAEAILPKQGARRPWRSRQTYILDHLDLTYTPVADGVMRFARA